A DNA window from Bdellovibrio sp. BCCA contains the following coding sequences:
- a CDS encoding FecR family protein translates to MKKQYLSWCVLGLSLFLYQTSAFAEQMYGVFMVTKGSVKVQNSKTGTSDAKVGVKVYEGDTVITAADSRAKIVMSDRNVINVNPETKIQIAKYQNDAASGKKNVELNLLEGKVRNNVEQTYDGEKSKFLIKTPTAVAGVRGTQFLAGYNPSTQMTSIVTFKGAVTLASLNSRGQIVGSAVLVRKGEATSAAPNAPPEAPKSMSKEELKKMDADTASVSKGDGNREIASGAGAPSLVTAGDTSVNNAPEAPPQIVPTTRPNVVTGPTPPPQRFEPKTKVIVRPQPVGN, encoded by the coding sequence ATGAAAAAGCAGTATTTGTCGTGGTGTGTCTTAGGGCTCAGTCTTTTCCTTTATCAAACGTCCGCTTTCGCCGAGCAAATGTATGGTGTCTTTATGGTCACCAAAGGCAGCGTGAAAGTTCAAAACTCTAAAACCGGTACTTCCGACGCCAAAGTGGGTGTGAAGGTTTATGAAGGCGACACTGTGATTACGGCCGCTGACTCCCGCGCCAAAATCGTGATGTCAGACCGTAACGTCATCAACGTGAATCCCGAAACAAAAATTCAGATCGCTAAATACCAAAACGATGCGGCGTCTGGGAAAAAGAACGTGGAGCTAAACCTTCTTGAGGGAAAAGTTCGCAACAACGTTGAGCAGACTTATGACGGAGAAAAAAGTAAGTTCCTTATTAAAACTCCAACGGCTGTGGCCGGTGTTCGCGGCACTCAATTCTTAGCCGGGTATAATCCATCAACACAAATGACTTCGATTGTGACATTTAAAGGAGCTGTGACTTTGGCTTCCTTGAATTCACGAGGTCAGATTGTTGGATCTGCAGTTTTAGTGAGAAAAGGCGAAGCGACAAGTGCAGCGCCGAATGCTCCGCCAGAAGCTCCGAAGTCGATGTCAAAAGAAGAGCTAAAGAAAATGGATGCGGATACGGCATCTGTATCTAAAGGCGATGGGAATCGCGAGATTGCAAGTGGTGCTGGTGCTCCATCGCTTGTAACTGCGGGAGATACAAGCGTGAACAATGCGCCAGAAGCGCCACCGCAAATAGTACCGACGACACGTCCGAATGTAGTCACAGGTCCTACGCCACCACCGCAGCGTTTTGAACCGAAGACGAAAGTCATCGTAAGACCGCAACCTGTTGGCAACTAA
- a CDS encoding tetratricopeptide repeat protein, which yields MRTALILLLCTFSSLPTFALDTKISQSQAIVIELHDSKGKGDIRPVRVRDADSKKIAQISVRKQKANPQVWDGFFIIQFFKGDTAPRTLEFYGLDKNPYYAYAATETNVQKIFLFSSADEMAKFVAKETEARAKAAQVATATSSKAEVYSPEKVAQMQKQVREQIRVQEQAQISIEEQQAKKRAELLAEQEKLSIAEKQKKKQKALELVQQADTLYQKQDYKGAEKLYSEASELDPENDSYLYRYGVALYKTDDYNKSLAALSIAEVSSEQTTERDYFVALNHLKLKDYDKALKKLNEVRDENDPNISPAAAFFAGTIEYQKQKYADARKSMEYVLDNSKDSQLDKAADDMLEQIDRMENFYASKNERYRFSFFIGPVYDQNVLNLAVNNIATDVQAYRVNYGASALGVWYRTPTSDLGTQLAVSDYYSTNTKFQGDAILQTADPLEFTFTVPFHKEFAMKDRSLNWELLPTLKSLYMSPTGGTRTEIIRSTGLTTTLATPIKRDLYLSGKLEFFTDKSYLDISTSDDDQTGSKYGITITPTKLLDLKGEKSISADVSYLVNNTEGKNYRYKRLGLGVAYGFPTFWRSNSSVRLDYGSQNYGEASTTRTDTTFALTGVLTKELTKRWNLTTTLQYTMANSEVDLYKYNKLMVMGLFTYTLSILDK from the coding sequence ATGAGAACAGCGCTGATTCTTCTGCTTTGTACATTCTCAAGCTTGCCGACCTTTGCCTTAGACACGAAGATTTCGCAGTCACAGGCAATCGTCATTGAACTCCACGACTCTAAAGGCAAAGGCGACATTCGTCCGGTTCGAGTGCGTGATGCGGATTCAAAAAAGATCGCGCAGATTTCCGTAAGAAAACAAAAAGCCAATCCACAGGTGTGGGACGGTTTTTTTATCATTCAGTTTTTTAAAGGCGACACGGCACCCAGAACTTTGGAATTTTATGGCCTAGATAAAAATCCTTATTATGCTTATGCCGCGACAGAAACGAATGTTCAAAAAATCTTTCTTTTTAGTTCCGCAGATGAAATGGCGAAGTTCGTAGCTAAAGAGACGGAAGCCCGGGCTAAAGCGGCTCAAGTAGCGACCGCTACGTCAAGTAAAGCTGAAGTTTATTCTCCCGAAAAAGTGGCGCAGATGCAAAAACAAGTACGTGAACAAATTCGCGTGCAAGAACAAGCGCAAATCAGCATTGAGGAGCAGCAAGCAAAGAAGAGAGCTGAGCTTTTAGCGGAGCAAGAAAAACTTTCGATTGCAGAAAAACAGAAGAAAAAACAAAAGGCTCTTGAATTGGTTCAGCAAGCAGACACGCTCTATCAAAAACAAGACTATAAGGGTGCTGAAAAACTCTATTCAGAGGCTTCTGAGCTTGATCCAGAGAATGACTCTTACCTTTATCGTTATGGCGTGGCTCTTTATAAAACCGATGACTACAACAAATCCTTAGCGGCACTTTCAATTGCGGAAGTTTCTTCTGAGCAAACAACGGAAAGAGACTACTTTGTTGCCCTCAACCATTTAAAGCTCAAGGACTACGATAAAGCTCTAAAAAAATTAAATGAAGTTCGTGACGAAAATGATCCGAACATCAGTCCTGCGGCGGCGTTCTTTGCGGGAACTATTGAGTACCAAAAGCAGAAATATGCGGATGCTCGTAAGAGTATGGAGTATGTCCTCGACAACTCCAAAGATTCACAGCTTGATAAAGCGGCTGATGATATGCTGGAGCAGATTGACCGCATGGAAAACTTTTATGCGAGTAAAAACGAACGCTATCGTTTTTCATTTTTTATCGGACCCGTTTACGATCAAAACGTTTTGAATTTGGCTGTAAACAATATTGCGACAGACGTTCAAGCGTATCGTGTGAACTATGGCGCAAGTGCCTTGGGAGTATGGTATCGAACTCCGACCTCTGATTTAGGAACGCAACTGGCCGTCTCAGATTACTATAGTACGAATACAAAATTCCAAGGCGATGCCATTTTGCAAACGGCGGATCCTTTGGAATTCACGTTCACGGTTCCTTTTCATAAAGAATTTGCGATGAAAGATCGTTCGCTCAATTGGGAATTGTTGCCGACGCTCAAATCTCTTTATATGAGTCCGACAGGTGGAACTCGAACGGAAATCATTAGATCAACGGGTCTAACAACGACGCTTGCAACTCCAATTAAAAGAGATCTCTATTTGTCAGGAAAGTTGGAATTTTTCACAGACAAATCGTATCTGGATATTAGCACTTCCGATGACGATCAAACGGGCAGCAAATACGGAATCACAATAACACCGACGAAGCTTTTAGATCTTAAAGGTGAAAAAAGTATTTCGGCTGACGTGAGTTATCTTGTGAATAATACGGAAGGTAAAAACTATCGTTACAAGCGTTTGGGCCTGGGTGTAGCTTACGGTTTTCCGACATTCTGGAGAAGCAATAGCAGTGTTCGTTTGGATTATGGCAGCCAAAATTATGGGGAGGCTTCCACCACACGCACGGATACAACATTTGCTTTGACCGGAGTTCTCACGAAAGAGCTTACGAAAAGGTGGAATTTAACAACGACACTTCAATATACGATGGCAAATTCGGAAGTGGATCTTTATAAATACAACAAGCTCATGGTGATGGGACTTTTCACTTACACCTTAAGTATCTTGGATAAATAA